The genomic interval AATCGGGGCCGCGATCGCACAGGACGTACAGAATCAGCTTTTGCGTGTCGAGCGTCCGTTCCAGATCGATTAGCTCAAGATTCAGATTCCACTGAGTGATTCGCGCACACCACAACGCAAACGATTCTTCACAGTCGCGAGTGGATTCACGTGCCGTTGTCAGATCGTCATCCGTCGCCACGCGTACCAATCGGAATTCCGTCTCGGAATCTTTCGCGGGATCGACCTGCGGCTTGAGACGCTCGAGCACTGTTCCAATCTGCAACCCGCGATCAGTTTGCACAACCACGCACGCTCCGCGGGTGGGCAGTTCAATCGAATCATTGA from Schlesneria paludicola DSM 18645 carries:
- a CDS encoding PSP1 C-terminal domain-containing protein; this translates as MTTAIDTLSNIYLVRYGTVPEVARFINDSIELPTRGACVVVQTDRGLQIGTVLERLKPQVDPAKDSETEFRLVRVATDDDLTTARESTRDCEESFALWCARITQWNLNLELIDLERTLDTQKLILYVLCDRGPDSTKLALQAAAGGFGVVEVQPVASTGLVTLPQSSCGSGGGGCGCSH